One Methylobacterium sp. 77 DNA window includes the following coding sequences:
- a CDS encoding TDT family transporter — MSESSLLAISTGLKPLSRLQHPRDVIRQFTPNWFTVVMGTGVVALALDRLPETHALLAPVPLGLWLASVVLFATFCLVYGARWIFYFDGARRIFGHSTVSMFFGAIPMALATLLNGLLIFGPPYLGAETVRIALPLWWFDVALALICAVAIPYLMFTRQEHRIDQMTAVWLLPVVTAEVVAVSGGLLAPALSGESQQLAVIVTSFVLWGVSVPLALSILAILVLRMALHNLPPREMAASSWLSLGPLGTGALGLLVLGQAGGPILAAGGFAGAPEILRITGLIGALILWGYGAWWFLLSLAVTVRYLRAGVPFNLGWWGYIFPLGVYALATLRIGEVTALSGFAWLGAGLVGLLTLLWLIVSVRTLRGAYRGELFVSPCLAGA, encoded by the coding sequence GTGTCCGAATCCAGTCTGCTGGCGATCAGCACAGGCCTAAAGCCGCTCTCGCGCCTCCAGCATCCGCGGGACGTGATCCGACAATTCACGCCGAACTGGTTCACCGTGGTGATGGGCACTGGCGTGGTCGCCTTGGCCCTCGACCGTCTGCCGGAGACGCATGCCCTGCTGGCCCCTGTGCCGCTCGGGCTCTGGCTCGCCTCCGTCGTGCTTTTCGCCACCTTCTGCCTAGTCTACGGCGCGCGCTGGATCTTCTACTTCGATGGCGCCCGACGGATCTTCGGACACTCGACGGTGTCGATGTTCTTCGGGGCGATCCCGATGGCACTGGCGACGCTGCTGAACGGGCTGCTGATATTCGGTCCGCCCTATCTCGGCGCAGAGACCGTCCGAATCGCACTGCCACTGTGGTGGTTCGACGTGGCGCTCGCTCTGATCTGTGCTGTCGCGATCCCCTACCTGATGTTCACCCGTCAGGAGCACCGCATCGACCAGATGACGGCCGTATGGCTGCTGCCAGTGGTGACAGCCGAGGTCGTCGCCGTCTCCGGTGGCCTGCTCGCTCCAGCCTTGAGCGGCGAGAGCCAACAACTCGCCGTCATCGTCACGAGCTTCGTGCTCTGGGGCGTCTCGGTCCCGCTGGCGCTGAGCATCCTGGCGATCCTGGTGCTGCGCATGGCGCTGCACAACTTGCCACCGCGTGAGATGGCCGCATCGAGCTGGCTCTCCCTCGGTCCGCTCGGAACCGGGGCGCTCGGCCTGCTCGTGCTGGGGCAGGCCGGTGGCCCGATCCTCGCGGCAGGCGGTTTTGCCGGCGCGCCCGAGATCCTCAGGATCACGGGCCTGATCGGCGCGCTGATCCTCTGGGGCTACGGCGCCTGGTGGTTTCTGCTCTCGCTCGCCGTCACCGTGCGCTACCTACGCGCCGGCGTTCCGTTCAACCTCGGCTGGTGGGGCTACATCTTCCCGCTCGGCGTCTATGCCCTGGCCACCCTGCGGATCGGCGAAGTGACGGCACTCAGCGGGTTCGCCTGGCTCGGAGCGGGCCTCGTCGGCCTGCTGACCCTACTCTGGCTGATCGTGTCCGTGCGCACGTTGCGCGGGGCCTATCGCGGGGAGCTCTTCGTCTCGCCCTGCCTCGCCGGGGCCTGA
- a CDS encoding putative sulfate exporter family transporter, whose amino-acid sequence MHALAGTRAILPGLGLCVAVTAAAVGFEAVEAHLFGRAWLEALVLAILLGSAIRTAWTPSQRFFPGIAFGAKTVLEIAVVLLGASLSLATILAAGPGLLFGIAGVVAVAILSSYGIGRALGLHPRMAILVACGNSICGNSAIAATAPVIGADGEDVAASIAFTAVLGVLVVLGLPLLVPLLGLSPMQYGVLAGLTVYAVPQVLAATAPVAALSVQVGTLVKLVRVLMLGPVVLMLSLGASRLREETDEAAPGVTAGDRPARAGLAIHRLVPWFILAFLALAGLRSAGLVPQVALAPMSETANLLTVVSMAALGLGVDVRSVAKAGARVTLAVVASLVALGAVSLGLIRVLGLA is encoded by the coding sequence ATGCACGCCTTGGCCGGCACGAGAGCCATCCTTCCGGGACTGGGCCTCTGCGTGGCGGTCACCGCCGCAGCGGTCGGCTTCGAGGCCGTCGAGGCGCATCTGTTCGGTCGCGCTTGGCTCGAAGCCCTGGTACTGGCGATCCTGCTCGGGAGCGCGATTCGCACCGCCTGGACCCCGTCGCAGCGTTTCTTTCCCGGCATCGCCTTCGGGGCCAAGACCGTGCTGGAGATCGCGGTCGTCCTGCTCGGGGCGTCGCTCAGCCTCGCGACGATCCTCGCCGCCGGACCGGGCCTGCTCTTCGGCATTGCGGGCGTCGTCGCGGTGGCGATCCTGTCGAGTTACGGCATCGGCCGAGCGCTCGGGCTGCATCCGCGCATGGCGATCCTCGTGGCCTGCGGGAACTCGATCTGCGGCAACTCGGCGATCGCGGCCACGGCACCGGTGATCGGCGCCGACGGCGAGGACGTCGCCGCCTCCATCGCCTTCACCGCGGTGCTGGGCGTGCTGGTGGTGCTCGGCCTACCGCTGCTGGTGCCGCTGCTCGGTCTGTCGCCGATGCAGTACGGCGTGCTCGCCGGCCTCACCGTCTACGCTGTTCCGCAAGTCCTCGCCGCCACCGCGCCGGTCGCGGCGCTCAGCGTCCAGGTCGGAACCCTGGTGAAGCTCGTCCGGGTGCTGATGCTAGGCCCGGTCGTCCTGATGCTCTCGCTCGGCGCAAGCCGGCTGCGCGAGGAGACCGACGAGGCCGCCCCCGGCGTCACCGCTGGCGACCGCCCTGCTCGCGCCGGCCTCGCGATCCACCGCTTGGTGCCGTGGTTCATCCTCGCCTTCCTGGCGCTCGCGGGCCTTCGCTCGGCCGGGCTGGTTCCGCAGGTCGCGCTCGCGCCGATGTCGGAGACCGCCAATCTGCTCACCGTGGTCTCGATGGCGGCGCTCGGCCTCGGGGTCGATGTGCGCAGCGTCGCCAAGGCCGGGGCGCGGGTGACCCTGGCGGTGGTCGCCTCGCTCGTCGCACTCGGCGCCGTCAGCCTCGGTCTGATCCGCGTGCTGGGCCTCGCTTGA
- a CDS encoding 2,3-bisphosphoglycerate-dependent phosphoglycerate mutase produces the protein MIHDCKAPVTRHLVLVRHGQSVANRSGLFTGLLDSPLTEQGRMEAEAAGRRLAERSWRFSAAFTSTLTRAIVSGRLILDALGQPGLVPQRFAALDERDYGDLSGLDKIAADARWGAERIETWRRSYAEAPPNGESLRDTVARIVPCYLRTIQPAVMGGDVLVVAHGNCLRALVMALEDLSPAEVEHLELATGSVRIYELAADTTIKARWIDG, from the coding sequence GTGATTCACGATTGCAAAGCCCCGGTCACGCGACATCTCGTGCTGGTCCGGCATGGCCAGAGCGTAGCCAACCGATCCGGCCTGTTCACGGGATTGCTGGACTCGCCCTTGACCGAGCAGGGCCGGATGGAAGCCGAGGCAGCCGGGCGGCGTTTGGCCGAGCGCAGCTGGCGCTTTTCCGCAGCCTTCACCTCGACGCTGACGCGGGCGATCGTGAGCGGCCGGCTTATTCTCGATGCGCTCGGGCAACCCGGATTGGTCCCCCAACGCTTCGCCGCGCTCGACGAGCGAGACTACGGCGACCTCAGCGGGCTCGACAAGATCGCCGCCGATGCGCGCTGGGGGGCGGAGCGGATCGAGACCTGGCGCCGCTCCTACGCCGAGGCGCCGCCGAACGGTGAGAGCCTGCGCGATACCGTCGCCCGCATCGTCCCATGCTACCTCCGAACCATCCAGCCGGCGGTTATGGGCGGAGACGTGCTCGTCGTCGCCCACGGCAATTGCCTGCGGGCGCTTGTCATGGCGCTTGAAGACCTGAGCCCCGCGGAGGTCGAGCACCTTGAACTCGCGACGGGCTCCGTCAGGATCTATGAGCTTGCTGCGGACACGACGATCAAGGCCCGCTGGATCGACGGGTGA
- a CDS encoding response regulator — protein MPLPDPADAPHVLVVDDDALILMDVSDILEDAGFVVLEAMDVAQATRVLDEHHGKVQLLFTDVQMPGPDNGFDLARRTAVTWPHIAIVVASGNVRPEPGDLPDGATFIGKPFSPSLVRHHVRETMPSEKHPGPLRR, from the coding sequence ATGCCCCTGCCTGACCCCGCCGATGCCCCCCATGTCCTCGTGGTCGACGACGACGCCCTCATCCTGATGGATGTGTCCGACATCCTGGAGGATGCCGGTTTCGTGGTTCTTGAGGCGATGGACGTCGCCCAGGCGACGCGGGTGCTCGACGAGCACCATGGCAAGGTGCAGCTGCTGTTCACGGACGTGCAGATGCCCGGGCCGGACAACGGCTTCGACCTGGCGCGGCGGACGGCCGTGACGTGGCCCCACATCGCCATCGTGGTCGCCTCCGGCAATGTGCGACCTGAACCCGGGGACCTGCCCGATGGGGCGACGTTCATCGGGAAGCCGTTCAGCCCCTCCTTGGTCCGGCACCACGTGCGCGAGACGATGCCGTCGGAGAAGCACCCCGGGCCCCTTCGGAGGTAA